From a region of the Tenggerimyces flavus genome:
- a CDS encoding ABC transporter ATP-binding protein yields the protein MNDVLLEVKDLKKHFPIHAGLLRRTVGHVKAVDGVSLSINRGETFAVVGESGCGKSTTGRTILRLEEPTDGEVIFHDKSLGAVNIEKADAKQLKKIRPQMQIIFQDPFSSLDSRMTVGRIIAEPMVINRTHEGRALKDRIAELLTVVGMRPEHASRYPHAFSGGQRQRIGIARALALNPELIICDEPVSALDVSVQAQVLNLLEDLQNKFDLTYMFISHDLSVVEHIADRVAVMYVGKVVEVASTEQLFYNPKMPYTEALLSALPKPDPRNRTRPTALTGDVPSPANPPSGCYFHPRCPYAQDICAVEAPPLRDTGDGHFAACHFSDTLTLKGATKLQDVPVATAEEAAADVIDAHASTSDSGSGTATEAR from the coding sequence GTGAACGACGTACTGCTCGAGGTCAAGGACCTGAAGAAGCACTTCCCCATCCATGCCGGGCTGCTGCGGCGCACCGTGGGCCACGTCAAGGCGGTCGACGGCGTCAGCCTGTCGATCAACCGCGGCGAGACGTTCGCCGTGGTGGGCGAGAGCGGCTGCGGGAAGAGCACGACGGGCCGGACGATCCTGCGCCTGGAGGAGCCGACCGACGGCGAGGTCATCTTCCACGACAAGTCGCTCGGCGCGGTCAACATCGAGAAGGCCGACGCCAAGCAGCTGAAGAAGATCCGCCCGCAGATGCAGATCATCTTCCAGGACCCGTTCTCGTCGCTCGACTCGCGCATGACCGTCGGCCGGATCATCGCCGAGCCGATGGTGATCAACCGGACGCACGAGGGTCGTGCGCTCAAGGACCGCATCGCCGAACTGCTCACGGTGGTGGGCATGCGGCCCGAGCACGCGAGCCGTTACCCGCACGCGTTCTCCGGTGGTCAGCGGCAGCGGATCGGCATCGCGCGGGCGTTGGCCCTGAACCCCGAGCTGATCATCTGCGACGAGCCGGTGTCGGCGCTGGACGTGTCGGTGCAGGCGCAGGTGCTCAACCTGCTCGAGGATCTGCAGAACAAGTTCGACCTGACGTACATGTTCATCTCCCACGACCTGTCCGTCGTCGAGCACATCGCCGACCGGGTCGCCGTGATGTACGTCGGCAAGGTCGTCGAGGTCGCATCCACCGAGCAGCTGTTCTACAACCCGAAGATGCCGTACACCGAGGCACTGCTGTCGGCGCTGCCGAAGCCAGACCCGCGGAACCGTACGCGTCCGACGGCCTTGACGGGCGACGTTCCCTCGCCGGCGAACCCGCCCTCGGGCTGCTACTTCCACCCGCGCTGCCCGTACGCACAGGACATCTGCGCGGTCGAGGCGCCGCCGCTGCGTGACACAGGCGACGGACACTTCGCCGCGTGCCACTTCTCCGACACCTTGACGCTCAAGGGTGCGACTAAGCTGCAGGACGTGCCGGTCGCGACTGCCGAGGAGGCAGCCGCGG